gaatgagaacaagTTGCAAATACCTTATATAAttgttttatgcttattgcacatgTATAAAAGACTAGAGAGCTGTTATAATGGTATTTGGCTAAAATACTGCTAGCAGTACTAATGCTagcattcattttccagaatcaatgttcattgCCTTCTTCAAATTGGGTGCTATGGTTTGTAAATGTCTTTAACCCCGCCATCTAGATTATTCAGTTGAATAGTGCTGCCTAAAACAACTGCAACCTTATACTAAATGGTTTTTCAGTCATTTATGTGAATTCAGGAAATCTACTGTAGGTTATGTACACTAATGTTGTGTAATTTAAGGTGTGCACTTTGTCTAATGGGAAATTAATAAATGGTTTGTTGTCAATGTTTAGCGACCTGATCTAATATATTTTTAGAGAATAAAGCGCCATAACTGTTAAGACTAActtttgtgtgtgtttctctttatTACTACAGGCTGACTCAGGTCAAGTCAACAGTGAATACaaacccagccctcctctctccttccacactgagtccaaacctacagtcactgggtcctgattgtgacagtggagcccagtttgcactgcaggatccagagatggcatcagtgaagctggaagactgcagtcaaacactggagctgaatgtcaacattaaagatgaagaagaggaggaggagattggtAAGAGCAGGTTCTATCTATAAATTAGACCTCCTTAATTTATGACCCAGTCTATTGATAGGTTGACTTCTGACAACACATCCCTGAATAACTGGGCtatctggagtgatcagagagtagactaaagaagtgaagtagacaaactgccagtgttttaaagttctatgaaatgagtctgtgtagtttatAACCCTTGTGATgttgagtggaggatgatatgaaatgagtctgtgtagttactaacccttgtgatagtgagaggaggatgatatgaaattagtctgtgtagttactaacccttgtgatagtgagaggaggatgatatgaaatgagtctgtgtagttactaacccttgtgatagtgagaggaggatggtatgaaatgagtctgtgtagttactaaatctcttgtgatagtgagaggaggatgatatgaaatgagtctgtgtagttactaacccttgtgatagtgagaggaggatgatatgaaatgagtctgtgtagttactaaatctcttgtgatagtgagaggaggatgatatgaaatgagtctgtgtagttactaacccttgtgatagtgagaggaggatgatatgaaatgagtctgtgtagttactaaatctcttgtgatagtgagaggaggatgatatgaaatgagtctgtgtagttactaaatctcttgtgatagtgagaggaggatgaaaaTACTAATAATTTTCATCCCTTTTGCCCCTTTTAGCCTTtgactgttgaaaagcttttaGGACTGAGACCCCATTTAGTCAACTGGtagattgtttggtcgatagataggctgttggtcaaccAAGCTTTATTTAGTCAAGCAgtggcaaatatatatatacagtatatataaaagaGGTATGGCACACGAGCCATCTGTCTGATTCACGTCtgcctgagtggactaatccattgtctgcctgagtggactaatccattgtctgcctgagtggactaatccattgtctgcctgagtggactaatccattgtctgcctgagtggactaatccattgtctgcctgagtggactaatccattgcctgtctgagtggactaatccattgcctgcctgagtggactaatccattatctgcctgagtggactaatccgttGTCtgcctgagtggactaatccattatctgcctgagtggactaatccattatctgcctgagtggactaatccgttgcctgtctgagtggactagtccgttgcctgtctgagtggactagtccgttgcctgtctgagtggactcgtccgttgcctgtctgagtggactagtctgtctgagtggactagtccgttgtctgtctgagtggactagtccgttgtctgtctgagtggactagtccgttgcctgtctgagtggactagtccgttgtctgtctgagtggactagtccgttgcctgtctgagtggactactcCGTTGCCTGTCTGATTGGACTAGTCcgttgcctgtctgagtggactagtccgttgcctgtctgagtggactagtccgttgtctgtctgagtggactagtccATTGCGGAGGGgatggcacaccagtatcaccagtagtacatttagcCTACTGTTAATTCCCatcatttctaatctacaatgtttgtttggttacggtaatgcattcaatatgttattattattacagtcttaCCATTGTCATTGTAagagtggacacattgtttgcagagcttacaacctaggctacacttgtgagaaacgttttggtttatttcattccatttacgagtttacaatttattcattgtcttttgGTTAGagtgctcctgtcaatgttgagtaaagaCACATACCTGATTATGCattgaagtaggcctataggctagctGGCCTCTGTGCaagtgtaggcctataaatgtgggGATCTGAaactatttctgattgtcttaactcaccgtCACTGTGGAGTTTCTCAAATAAAAAATtacttcacctcaaacagcaagtaaacaaagtctgtttctACATCCATTAAGAATGACAGTTCCTCAACGTAGCCTATTTGAaaactctttccatctctcttcctTTTGATAACCACCAAaactgtcatgctctgatccagtggaaacgtcataaaataggactacctgattacttcttatcccttgcgcaaaatagcctacagctgtgtctgtctggagCTCGCTGGCAAGAgaaactgagggcccagaatattttatacaatgttgcaagtttgctagcacAGGCCAGACCAAATTAATAGTTGATAGAATGTTTCAAGTttcttgcagacaggccatgtgtagccaatgtgatttataggatatctATTTTCATCAGGGTatgttctacctgcaggctgcagtgtttttatttgttggctttatgtaagcTAGTTTTGACAATGGCaatagatttgtataattttaatttttatataattttgattaaccacatgacattgATTTGAGATATATAGACTttattataaatgaaatgaaactCTTCCACAAAAATATGCAACTGAAAATCATAAcgcagcagcgggaggaggagaGTCGGGAACAGATTTATTTTCTTCTGGTTACGCTATATTGATCTCTGGCTTCCTCGTGAGTATTTTGTGTGTCTTCATTTTTAAGTTgcagtgcttaaagcatcagataagctcagtagcctacatatagttgattttattcaaacacatatgggaaaatacatgttttaaaatgtaaaaatttGATTGGTCGAAAGAAAAGACTCGGTTGACCAGGATATCTTTTTTTTTGTCGGGACAGCCCTAATAGCTTTATTCCCTGTATTGTACAGCCTACTGTTATGAAGTCATATGTATATCACACCAACTGACTGGTTCTTctgatgttgttcacacaggagactatgttgagacattctctacatccagagagcaacagcaggaagatcacagagctaagaggtctcaccactgcccacattgtgaggagattttcccaattctatcaaagctaaaaatacaccttaaaacacacactggagagaatctGTATCCCTgtactgactgtgggaagagattcacaacATCAAGGTctctgacagttcatcagagaatacacacaggagagaagccttactcctgctctgactgttggaagagtttctctcgactgggaaacttaaaaacacatgaacgtatacatacaggagtgaaaccttactcctgctctgactgtggaaaaagtttctctcgactgggcgacttaaaaacacatgaactTATACATACTGgagtgaagccttactcctgctctgactgtggaaagagtttctctcgactgggccacttaaaaacacatgcacgtatacatacaggagagaagccttactcctgctctgactgtggaaagtgtTTCTCTCGACTGGgcaacttaaaaacacatgaacgtatacatacaggagtgaagccttactcctgctctgactgtggaaagagtttctctcgactgggCGACTTAACaacacatgaacgtatacatacaggagtgaattcttactcctgctctgactgtgggaagagtttcactcGACTGGGccacttaaaaacacatgaacgtatacatacaggagtgaAGCCTTACCTCTGCtttgactgtggaaagagtttctctctaCTGGAAAACTTAAAAagacatgaacgtatacatacaggagtgaagccttactcctgctctgattgtgtaaagtgcttcacaacatcagctgacctaaaagttcatcagagaacacacacaggagagaagccttactcctgctctgattgtgtaaaatgcttcacaacatcaactgaccTAAaagttcaccagagaacacacacgggagagaagccttactcctgctctgactgtggaaagagtttctctcgactggcccagttaaaaagacaccaaggtaatcataaaggagagaagcattatcactgatctgactgtagattttgttttttatcaacagctgagctaaaagggtcatcagagaacacacagaggagagaagccttacttcttcTCTTAATGTGGCAAGAGTTTCTCCCGATTGGGAAATGTAAAAACACACCAACGGATACACACTTGAGAGAAGCCTTACAGATTGGTGTCTTTTTAAATGGCCCAATgtatacataaaggagagaagTCTCATCAGTTTTGTCAGACCAGCTAAGATTAGTCACTCCACTTAATtctcatactataaaataattggcaactttGAATTGGATCAAATGAAGACAGTGTAGAACACTCTTGTAATCCTATTGTTTCTCACTGTGAGAACCGTGCAGAAAAAAGGGAGCATTCTAGAATGTtagtctctcttctctttacTGATCAGTGTGCACCTTGTTGATATTGACATCTTGGATTTGCAATTATGGTTGGATATCCTCTGTGAGGCGTCTCACAATGGAGTCTGATGGTTGACTGGGTGGTACTGCTTCCCtctgcagttttctgtgggaatgagcttgtatacacaacatatactgagtgtacaaaacattaaggacacctgctctttccataacatagactgtttctgtacagcactttgtgacatcggctgatgtaaaaagggctttataaatacatttgataaatttgattgattgaagtcCGAGATCAACTTTCTGGTCCTCCCCTGTGGAAGCCAGACCCCCTCCCATTGTTAGTCTGTGTATGAACACATTTTGAACAATGGCTTCCTAAAATGCTGTGTTGGTTACGAACACAATAGGAACGGTTGTGGTAGATGTGGGCCATCACAGGTGAGTTCACAGCTCTTCCACTCTAAACAATGGGGCATGGAAAGGGTAATGCAAGCTTTCTCTCTGGTCCCATTCCCCAATAGTAAGTGGGTCATACTTGAATTGTGGTAGTTATATTGTCCCTGGACTTTGGCACAATAGAAAACACTTAAAAAGGATTTAAAAAAACCCAAATACATTTGTttcatttcacatttatttaaatatGAAAAATGTCCTTTATACTGCAAAAcattatttgtatgtattgtagAACATACTGGGGACTAGCTAATTGGCATGTAGAGGTGTAGTGGCATGTATTGAGTAGATACATAGACATTTAAATTATTTAGCATGCTATCAATTAAACATACAGATTATTTTGTATAGATAACCCATAGGCTGAGCAGTAGAATGtagaatatttatttttcattagcGGATCAATCAAGTTCCATGCAGTTATCCAAACACATTCTTCATCATCAAGGATGAAAATAATACATCTAGTTTTAAAAGACAATTTAATAAACATATGTAGTAGTTTCAAAGTATGTATATCATTAAACAACAGTCACTTAGGGAGAGGTGAAATTTACATAATTGTTCCCTGGAGGAAAATTAGGGAGTGTCATGCTTTTTAGATTTCACttaaggggagggtttagtatttttaCATTTAGTTCAGGGAGTGTCATGTAATTTGCAATCAATCAAATGTCACATTGCTCAGGGTTTGAGAATTAGTTGCCTATTATATCTCATGATGCCCCTCCTTCCTGATTCTCTGCTGGGTGTGCAATATCAAGTGTGCCAAGTGTAGTCTC
The Salmo salar chromosome ssa16, Ssal_v3.1, whole genome shotgun sequence DNA segment above includes these coding regions:
- the LOC106575397 gene encoding gastrula zinc finger protein XlCGF17.1-like gives rise to the protein PYSCSDCWKSFSRLGNLKTHERIHTGVKPYSCSDCGKSFSRLGDLKTHELIHTGVKPYSCSDCGKSFSRLGHLKTHARIHTGEKPYSCSDCGKCFSRLGNLKTHERIHTGVKPYSCSDCGKSFSRLGDLTTHERIHTGVNSYSCSDCGKSFTRLGHLKTHERIHTGVKPYLCFDCGKSFSLLENLKRHERIHTGVKPYSCSDCVKCFTTSADLKVHQRTHTGEKPYSCSDCVKCFTTSTDLKVHQRTHTGEKPYSCSDCGKSFSRLAQLKRHQGNHKGEKHYH